From Blattabacterium cuenoti:
TTTCTTCTATCTCTTCTAAATAATTTTTATTTAATTTTGATTTTTTGAAAAAAAAATTTTTGATTTTAGAAAAAAAAGTTTTTTTAGTTTTTTTTAATTCAAAATCAAATGTTTCCTTTTTTTTATTTAACAAAAACATTTCATTAATAAATATCATTTTTTTGGAAAAAATTTTTTACTTCATTATATGGTAAAAATTTTTTTTCAAAAGTATAAGAACCAGATTTTTTAGATTTAACTGTTCGAATAGCTAAAATAATTTTTTTTAAATTTTCTTTTTTTTTATTTTTAACAATTTTTTTAGACATAATTATTTAATTTCTTTATGAATTGTATATTTTTTTAATATAGGATTATATTTTTTTAATTTTATTCTATTTGGAGTGTTTTTTTTATTTTTTGTAGTAATATATCTAGAGGATCCAGAAATTCCACTTTTTTTTTGTTCAATACATTCTAATATTACTTGTATTCTATTTCCTTTTTTTCCCATTTATTTTTTATAATTATAATTAAAACGTTTTAATGCTTTTTCAATTCCAATTTTATTAATAATTTTTATAGCATAAGTACAAATTTTTAATTTTATCCATTTTTTTTCTTTTATTAAAAAAAAACGTTTTTTACATAAATTTATTTTAAAAAAACGTTTATTTTTATTATTTGCATGAGAAACTTTATTTCCTATCATTGCTTTTTTTCCTGTTAATTCACAAACTTTTGACATAATTATTTTTTTTACTAAATTAAATAAAATTCATATTATAACCATGTCAGGACATAGCAAATGGACTAATATACAACATAGAAAATCTCATAAAGATTTTATAAAATCTAAAAAATTTTCTAAAATAATTAAAGAAATATCCATTGCAGCTAAAGAATCAGGGGGAAATAAAACTTTTTTTCGTTTAAAAAATGCAATTTTCAATGCTAAAGCTATTAATATTCCTAAACATACTATAGAAAAAGCAATAAAAAATGCTTTACCAAAAAAAACTAATAATTATCAAAATTTTAACTTAGAAGGACAAATTCATGGAATTAGTTTAATTATAGAATGTAATACCGACAACAGTATAAAAACGACTTATAATAATATAAAATCTTTTTTTAATAAAAAAGGAGGTAGATTATGTAATAATGGAGAATTAATTCATTTATTTGATCGTATAGGTTTTTTTTCTATAAAAAAAAAAAATATTAATGGGTCACTAGAAAATTTTGAACTTATGGTAATTGATTTTGGAGCACAAGATTTTATAAAAAATAACAATATGATTTATATATATACTAAGTTTAAATTTTTTGGGTCTATGAAAAATTATCTAAAAAAATTAAAAATTATTCATATATCTACAATTAAACATATTGCTAAACATACAAAAATTATTTTAAAAGAAAAAGAAAAAAAAATATTAAATTTTATTGAAGAATTAAAAATAAAAAATAAAAATATAAATAATATTTATTCTAATTTAATTAAAAATAAAAAGTAAGACGTCCTATCGCATTGATTTTTTTAAAATGAGGAAAGTCCGGACACCATAGAGCAGTACAATGGGTAACACCCATACACCGTAAGGTGAGGAATAGTGCAACAGAAAGAATATACAGATTATTGCTGTAGTGAAATCATGTAAACTCTGTACGGTGAAATGCCATATATACCGGAAAACTAGCTCGGTTGATACTGGGGGGTAGGCAGATTGAGATATAGGGCAACCTATATCCTAGATAAATGATAGGTATAAAAACAGAATCCGGCTTATAGTCTTACTTTTATTGGAGAGATGGCCGAGAGGATTAAGGCGCACGCTTGGAAAGCGTGTTCACAATATAATAGTGTCAAGGGTTCGAATCCCTTTCTCTCCGCTAGTTAATTAATAGTTTTCTATATCTTTTAATTTTTTTTCAATAACATTTTTACGTACCCCCATTACTTTGTCTATATCTTTAGAAGCTGCCTGTAATTTATCTTGTGCTTTATGAAGTAATATTCCAAAATGAGTAAATTCTTGTTTCACAATTTCTAAAATTTTCCAAACTTCAGAACTTCTTTTTTGAATAGCTAAAGTACGAAACCCTATCTGTAAACTATTTAACATAGCAGCTAATGTAGATGGACCGGTAATAATAATTTTATATTTTCTTTGTAATTCTTCTAATAAACTTGAATTTTTTACAATCTCTGCGTATATTCCTTCAAAAGGTAAAAAAATAATGGCAAAATCAGTAGTATGTGGAGGATCTATATATTTATATTGAATATCTTTAGACATTCTTTTTAAAACAGATTCCATGTTTTTTTTAGCTATTATTATTTGTTTTTTTTCTCCAATATTATAAGCTTCTTGTATTTTTTCATAAGTTTCTTTTGGAAATTTTACATCAATTGGTAACCATATAATATTTCCATCTTCAAGTCCTGGAAGTTTAATAGCAAATTCTACTACATAATTTGTACTAGATTTAGTTATAACATTACAAGCATATTGTTCTGGAGATAAAATTTGTTGTAATAACATTGATAATTGCATTTCACTAAAACTTCCACATATTTTTACATGATTTAATGTTCTTTTTAAAGCATTCACATTTTTTGCCAAATTTTTCATATCTCCTAATCCTTCTTGTAAAAAATGTAATTGATTCCCAATAATTTCAAAAGATTTACCTAAATGGATATTTAAAGATTTTTGAAGTTTTTCATTAACATTTTCTCTTATTTCTTCTAATTTTTTTTCTGTACTTTTTACAAGTTTTTCTTGTTCTTTATGAAAAAAATTTAATTTATTTGATTGATTATCAATATAAAAATAAATTTTATCATTAATAGAATTTTTAAATTCTTTTATAGATAATATCAGTTCTTCTTTAAACTCTTTTAAAACATTATTAAATTCTTTTCTATCATATTGAAATATTTTATAATATTCATTTTTTTGATCTTTGAATTTATTTTTTAAAAAAAATATAAAAAAAATCATAGAACTTACTACAATTCCACAAAAATAAAAAAATATCATAAAAAAATAATGATGAAGTATAATGAATAGCGGGAATAGGACTCGAACCTATGACCTTCGGGTTATGAGCCCGACGAGCTACCAACTGCTCCATCCCGCGATTAATTTCTATAATATAATATTTTTACTATACAAAATCAAATATTAATTAAATTTTTTATCCATTCATAGATATTAAAAATTCTTTATTATTTTTAGTTCTAGCTATACGTGATCTTAAAAATTCCATAGCTTCTACAGGATTCATATCAGAAAGATGTTTACGTAAAATCCACATTCTTTGTACTGTATGAGTATCTAATAACAAATCATCTTTTCTAGTACTAGAAGAAACTAAATCAATAGCTGGATAAATTCTTTTATTAGCAATTTTTCTATCTAATTGAAGTTCTTTATTTCCTGTTCCTTTAAATTCTTCAAAAATAACTTCATCCATTTTAGATCCTGTATCAATCATTGCTGTAGCTATAATGGATAAAGATCCTCCATTTTCTATATTTCTAGCTGCACCAAAAAATCTTTTTGGTCTATGTAACGCATTAGCATCTACACCACCAGATAAAACTTTTCCAGATGCAGGAGCTACAGTATTATATGCACGTGCTAAACGTGTTATAGAATCTAATAAAATTACTACATCATGAGAACATTCTACCATTCTTTTTGCTTTCTGTAATACAATATTTGCAACTTTAACATGTCTATCTGCTGGTTCATCAAAAGTAGAAGCAATTACTTCTCCTTTTACATTTCTTTGCATATCTGTGACTTCTTCTGGACGTTCATCAATTAATAATATAATTAAATATACTTCTGGATGATTAGCGGCAATAGCATTAGCTATTTCTTTTAATAAAGTAGTTTTACCTGTTTTTGGAGGAGCGACAATCATTCCTCGTTGTCCTTTTCCTATAGGAGTAAATAGGTCTACTATTCTAGTAGAAAGAGTTGCATTTTTTTCAGCTAATTTAAATTTTTCATTTGGAAAAAGTGGAGTCAGATGTTCAAAAGAATTTCTTTCTCTTACAAAATTAGGAGGTCTTCCATTAATTTCAATAATTTTAATTAAAGGAAAATATTTTTCTCCATCCTTAGGAGGACGAACTTCTCCTCTTAGAGTATCTCCTGTTTTCATACAAAACAGTCTAATTTGAGATTGAGAAACATAAATATCATCAGGAGATGATAAATAATTAAAATCAGAAGATCTTAAAAAACCATAATTTTCTTGCATAATTTCTAATACTCCTTCACTAATTATAATTCCTTCAAATTCATATTCAGGTGTTCTATATTTATTAGAATTTTTTTTAGATACACCAATTTTTGGGATAGAAGATATTATATTTTCTGATCTGTCATTTTTTTTCCAATTTTGAAAATATTTTTTCTGATATTTTACAGATTCTTCTTTATTTTTTTTTTTATTATAAGACGATTTTAAATATTCTTTAGAAGTTAATTTTTTTTTTCCATGAATATTTTCTAAATATCTATTTTTAGATTCAGAATTTTTACGTTCTTTAAATATTTTTTTTAAAGAAGAATTTTCTATCTTTGAAGAAGATAATGGAGGTATTTTTTTTTTGTTAAAAATGGAAATAATTTTTTCTAGGAGCTCGTTTTTTCGTAGTTGTGTACATTTTTTTAATCCTGAAGAACGAGCAATCTCCTGTAATTCAAAAAGTTTTTTACTTTTTAATTCAGTAATATCAAACATAAAGTAATTGGGTTATATTTTATATTTGCCATTCTTGGCTTAGAAATAATTATATAAATACGATAAATACAATTATACTTAATTTAAACTTTAATAAAAAATTATAAAATATTTTTTAATATGTTAAATCCTATATTTTATCGAATACAATCTTTTTATTTATTTATATCTATAGTATTATCTAATATTTCTTTATATTTATATTTACAAAAAAAAAATCCATTTTTTTTAAAAAAAATACTGTTAATTTTTTTAATTATATGTTTATTTTTATCTATTTGTAGTTTTCTTTCTTTTAAAAAAAGAAAACTACAAATATTTTTAAATTCTTTTAATATACTTTTAAATAGTATAATTTTTATACTAAAAATTATTTTTTTTTCATATTATCCATCATTTTTTTTAATAAAAATGAACTTTTTTATTTTATTATCTATATTGTTTTTATATCTTTCAAATAAATCTATAAAAAAAGATTTAGAATTAATTTATTCTATGAATAGAATATAATAATGAAAAAAACTTCATTAATTAACAAATTTGAAATTTTAGAGAAAGAATTTCATAAAATTTCAAAATATATTCTTCAAAAAGATGTTCTATCTAATTCAAAAAAATATAAATTTTTTTTAAAAAAATATAAAAAATTAAATAAAATAGTAAAGATATATGATATATATAAAAAAAAATTAATTTCTTTAAAAGAAGCTAATACTATTTTAAAAATAGATTATGATCCTGAAATGAAAGAAATGGCTTTTTTAGAAAAAAATAAAATTTTAGAAGATTTATCTTTAATTGAAAGAAAATTTTATAATCTTTATTTAAATGACATAAATAAAAATAATGATAGAAATGCTATTTTAGAATTACGTTCTGGAACCGGTGGAGATGAAGCTTGTCTTTTTGTAGAAGATATATTGCGAATGTATATCATGTATTTCAAAGAGATGAATTGGAAATACGAAATTATACATATTCAAAAAGGAGGTGTTAAAGGGTATAAAGAAATCATTTTAAATGTTATTGGAAATAACAAAATAGGAGTTTATGGAAATTTAAAATTTGAATCTGGAGTTCATAGGGTCCAAAGAATACCAAAAACAGAATCTCAAGGAAGAGTACATACTTCTGCTATAACTGTGGCTGTTCTTCCAGAAATTCAAGATATAGAAATGAATATTAATTCATCCGATATTAAAAAAGATACATTTAGATCTAGCGGATCTGGAGGACAACATGTAAATAAAACAGAATCTGCTGTTAGATTAACCCATATTCCAAGTAAAATTACTGTAGAATGTCAAGAAGAACGTTCTCAACATAAAAATTTTGAAAAAGCGATGAACGTTTTACGATCTCGTATTTATCAAAAGCAAATGGAAAAAAAATTTCAAGAACAATCTATAAAAAGAAAATCTTTAGTCTCTACAGGAGATCGTTCCGTAAAAATACGTACCTATAATTATCCTAAAGGGAGAGTCACAGATCATAGAATTCATAAATCTATTTATGATCTTGTTGGTTTTATGAATGGAAATATTCAAAAAATGATTAATTATTTAAAATTATCGGAAATAGAAAATAAATAATATAATAATTTCATCTATAAAAGTGTATCTATAAAATTTGTATGATAATTTCCTTTTAAAAAATCATTATTTTTCATAATTTTTCTATGAAAAGGGATTGTCGTAGGAATTCCTTCTATAATAAACTCTTCTAATGATCTTAACATTTTTTCAATAGTTTCTTTTCTACTTTTTGCGGTAGTAATAATTTTAGCAATCATAGAATCATAATAATGTGGAACTATATATCCAGCATAAACATGAGTATCTACTCGTACTCCTTTTCCTCCTGGTAAATGCATTTGAGTAATTTTTCCAGGAACTGGACGAAAATTTTTAAAAGGCTCTTCTGCATTAATTCTACATTCTATAGAATACATTTTTGGATAAAAATTTTTATTAGAAAGTTTTTTTCCATTAGCTATAAAAATTTGTTCTTGTATAAGATCTAACCCAGTTATTTCTTCTGTAATAGGATGTTCTACTTGTATTCTAGTATTCATTTCCATAAAATAAAAATTATGATTTTTATCTACTAAAAATTCTATAGTACCCACTCCTTCATAATGAATAAATTCAGCCGCTTTAATTGCATTATTACCAATTTTTTTTCTTAAATATGTAGTTAAAAATGGAGAAGGAGCTTCTTCTACTAATTTTTGATTTCTACGTTGAATAGAACAATCTCTTTCAGATAAATGACAAGTTTTTCCATACTGATCACTAATAATTTGTATTTCTATATGTCTTGGATTGATAATTAATTTTTCTATATACATATTAGTTTTACCAAAACAAGATAAAGCCTCTTTTTTAGCTTCTACCCAAGAAGATTGTAATTTTTTTTTATCTAAAACAGATCTAATTCCTTTTCCTCCTCCTCCAGAAATCGATTTAATTATAATTGGATATCCTATTTTTTCTACAATTTTTTCTATTTCTTTATAAGAAGCATCAAAAAAACAATCATATCCAGGTAAACATAAAATTCCAGCTTTTTTCATGTTTTTTTTAGCTGCAATTTTATTTCCCATTTGAATAATATGATTAGGTAATGGACCAATAAATTTAATTCCATGTTTTTGACACATAGATGAAAAATATGCATTTTCAGATAAAAACCCATATCCAGGATGAATCGCATCTGCATTAGTTATTTCTGCCGCAGATATTAAATTAGGAATATTTAAATAAGATTTATATGGAGAAGGAGGCCCAATACATACAGCTTCATCAGCAAAATAAACATGAAGACTATGTTTATCTGCTGTAGAATATACAGCGACTGTTTTTATTCCCATTTCTTTAGCAGTACGTATAATTCGTAAAGCAATTTCACCTCTATTAGCAATTAATATTTTTTTAAACATAAAAAAAACTAAGAAGTTGTTAAAATAATAAATAATGGTTGATCATAATCAACTGGAGATGCATCTTCTACAAGAATTTTAATAATTTTTCCTTCTACTTCAGATTCTATATCATTAAATAATTTCATCGCTTCTATAACACAAACTTTAGTTCCTATTTTAATATTATCTCCTATTTTTACAAAAGGTTTTTTATCTGGATGAGGTTTTCTATAAAAAGTTCCAATCATCGGAGATTGAATAGTTT
This genomic window contains:
- a CDS encoding DUF4293 family protein — encoded protein: MLNPIFYRIQSFYLFISIVLSNISLYLYLQKKNPFFLKKILLIFLIICLFLSICSFLSFKKRKLQIFLNSFNILLNSIIFILKIIFFSYYPSFFLIKMNFFILLSILFLYLSNKSIKKDLELIYSMNRI
- the prfA gene encoding peptide chain release factor 1, yielding MKKTSLINKFEILEKEFHKISKYILQKDVLSNSKKYKFFLKKYKKLNKIVKIYDIYKKKLISLKEANTILKIDYDPEMKEMAFLEKNKILEDLSLIERKFYNLYLNDINKNNDRNAILELRSGTGGDEACLFVEDILRMYIMYFKEMNWKYEIIHIQKGGVKGYKEIILNVIGNNKIGVYGNLKFESGVHRVQRIPKTESQGRVHTSAITVAVLPEIQDIEMNINSSDIKKDTFRSSGSGGQHVNKTESAVRLTHIPSKITVECQEERSQHKNFEKAMNVLRSRIYQKQMEKKFQEQSIKRKSLVSTGDRSVKIRTYNYPKGRVTDHRIHKSIYDLVGFMNGNIQKMINYLKLSEIENK
- the accC gene encoding acetyl-CoA carboxylase biotin carboxylase subunit is translated as MFKKILIANRGEIALRIIRTAKEMGIKTVAVYSTADKHSLHVYFADEAVCIGPPSPYKSYLNIPNLISAAEITNADAIHPGYGFLSENAYFSSMCQKHGIKFIGPLPNHIIQMGNKIAAKKNMKKAGILCLPGYDCFFDASYKEIEKIVEKIGYPIIIKSISGGGGKGIRSVLDKKKLQSSWVEAKKEALSCFGKTNMYIEKLIINPRHIEIQIISDQYGKTCHLSERDCSIQRRNQKLVEEAPSPFLTTYLRKKIGNNAIKAAEFIHYEGVGTIEFLVDKNHNFYFMEMNTRIQVEHPITEEITGLDLIQEQIFIANGKKLSNKNFYPKMYSIECRINAEEPFKNFRPVPGKITQMHLPGGKGVRVDTHVYAGYIVPHYYDSMIAKIITTAKSRKETIEKMLRSLEEFIIEGIPTTIPFHRKIMKNNDFLKGNYHTNFIDTLL
- the rpmG gene encoding 50S ribosomal protein L33; protein product: MGKKGNRIQVILECIEQKKSGISGSSRYITTKNKKNTPNRIKLKKYNPILKKYTIHKEIK
- the accB gene encoding acetyl-CoA carboxylase biotin carboxyl carrier protein, which codes for MDLKNIQSFIQFISQLEIDEIKIKIGETKIYIKNKIVNQKNKKSLNPILRNISTSYRSSDISDRFSKLESELKDDKKNKFQTIQSPMIGTFYRKPHPDKKPFVKIGDNIKIGTKVCVIEAMKLFNDIESEVEGKIIKILVEDASPVDYDQPLFIILTTS
- the rpmB gene encoding 50S ribosomal protein L28, with the protein product MSKVCELTGKKAMIGNKVSHANNKNKRFFKINLCKKRFFLIKEKKWIKLKICTYAIKIINKIGIEKALKRFNYNYKK
- a CDS encoding DNA recombination protein RmuC — protein: MIFFYFCGIVVSSMIFFIFFLKNKFKDQKNEYYKIFQYDRKEFNNVLKEFKEELILSIKEFKNSINDKIYFYIDNQSNKLNFFHKEQEKLVKSTEKKLEEIRENVNEKLQKSLNIHLGKSFEIIGNQLHFLQEGLGDMKNLAKNVNALKRTLNHVKICGSFSEMQLSMLLQQILSPEQYACNVITKSSTNYVVEFAIKLPGLEDGNIIWLPIDVKFPKETYEKIQEAYNIGEKKQIIIAKKNMESVLKRMSKDIQYKYIDPPHTTDFAIIFLPFEGIYAEIVKNSSLLEELQRKYKIIITGPSTLAAMLNSLQIGFRTLAIQKRSSEVWKILEIVKQEFTHFGILLHKAQDKLQAASKDIDKVMGVRKNVIEKKLKDIENY
- the rho gene encoding transcription termination factor Rho, which gives rise to MFDITELKSKKLFELQEIARSSGLKKCTQLRKNELLEKIISIFNKKKIPPLSSSKIENSSLKKIFKERKNSESKNRYLENIHGKKKLTSKEYLKSSYNKKKNKEESVKYQKKYFQNWKKNDRSENIISSIPKIGVSKKNSNKYRTPEYEFEGIIISEGVLEIMQENYGFLRSSDFNYLSSPDDIYVSQSQIRLFCMKTGDTLRGEVRPPKDGEKYFPLIKIIEINGRPPNFVRERNSFEHLTPLFPNEKFKLAEKNATLSTRIVDLFTPIGKGQRGMIVAPPKTGKTTLLKEIANAIAANHPEVYLIILLIDERPEEVTDMQRNVKGEVIASTFDEPADRHVKVANIVLQKAKRMVECSHDVVILLDSITRLARAYNTVAPASGKVLSGGVDANALHRPKRFFGAARNIENGGSLSIIATAMIDTGSKMDEVIFEEFKGTGNKELQLDRKIANKRIYPAIDLVSSSTRKDDLLLDTHTVQRMWILRKHLSDMNPVEAMEFLRSRIARTKNNKEFLISMNG
- a CDS encoding YebC/PmpR family DNA-binding transcriptional regulator produces the protein MSGHSKWTNIQHRKSHKDFIKSKKFSKIIKEISIAAKESGGNKTFFRLKNAIFNAKAINIPKHTIEKAIKNALPKKTNNYQNFNLEGQIHGISLIIECNTDNSIKTTYNNIKSFFNKKGGRLCNNGELIHLFDRIGFFSIKKKNINGSLENFELMVIDFGAQDFIKNNNMIYIYTKFKFFGSMKNYLKKLKIIHISTIKHIAKHTKIILKEKEKKILNFIEELKIKNKNINNIYSNLIKNKK
- a CDS encoding DUF4295 family protein; the protein is MSKKIVKNKKKENLKKIILAIRTVKSKKSGSYTFEKKFLPYNEVKNFFQKNDIY